In Topomyia yanbarensis strain Yona2022 chromosome 2, ASM3024719v1, whole genome shotgun sequence, one DNA window encodes the following:
- the LOC131678592 gene encoding zinc finger protein ZFP2-like produces the protein MRYRSRTLCGRAFSKSSNLTVHMRRHTGERLHKCDFCDKSFPRSLDLQYYHRTHTGEKPCICKVCGADHTSALTAIGKGNSQQVEPKSAGSANEKYVSLIGRNSKYYHNVTPVFSIVEDQDEEDLPPSSMKDSSVCRLEHHKF, from the exons ATGCGATACCGAAGCAGGACCCTGTGCGGGCGAGCTTTCTCCAAGTCTTCGAATCTGACGGTGCACATGCGAAGGCACACCGGAGAGCGGCTGCACAAGTGCGATTTTTGCGATAAA AGTTTTCCTCGTTCCTTGGATTTGCAGTATTATCACAGGACACATACTGGTGAAAAGCCGTGTATTTGTAAGGTTTGTGGAGCAG ACCATACAAGTGCACTTACTGCGATCGGGAAAGGAAATTCTCAGCAAGTCGAACCCAAATCCGCCGGTAGCGCTAATGAAAAATACGTCTCATTAATTGGGCGCAACAGCAAATACTACCACAACGTTACTCCAGTATTCAGTATTGTCGAAGATCAGGATGAAGAAGACCTGCCACCATCATCAATGAAGGACTCATCAGTATGCAGGCTGGAACACCACAAATTTTAG